The Kineothrix sp. MB12-C1 genome includes a window with the following:
- a CDS encoding O-antigen ligase family protein, protein MQVEKEEKFNILSFCEEAVSLLLMAYLFIIFFFYPFYMQNGYVEIGSSKFFFYQMITTGALFVIVPLAALCMLLRLKNVGTLSYIRLSFTDCSFLLYGVAVMLSYFCSQFRREALWGEKGWYMGLIIQLFFIVFYFLISRFWEYEEKILIAFAVSSAGVFLLGLLNRFSIYPVIIEGANREFLSTMGNINWYCGYFSVLFPVGFVLYWLTDKRWIKIASALYTAIGIATGVTQGSNSAFIVLAGLYVVLFCLSFRSLGRMKRFFELAFIFCITCQGLRLWRLTYPESFDYYDGTLADWMSMTRITLYAIVPLAMVYVLLLLAGRKKDMDMGRYKMLRQITLLVLTIIIGVYAMLLILNTRAQDGIRFMGDQRILIFSEYWGSSRGGTWTAGANIFGEMPLSNKLIGVGPDSFASYLYMLPEVTEKVVDQFGTSRLTNAHNEWLTVLVNHGIIGLIGYAGIFVSVWIRFIYRAERITVSLKEKREGDKRQLYLYIFAISAFSYTIHNIVSFQQILSTPFVFLLIGMGESLMREGKKEKKGEFQSLDRP, encoded by the coding sequence TTTTATATGCAGAATGGATATGTGGAAATAGGAAGCTCGAAGTTCTTCTTCTACCAGATGATTACAACAGGGGCCTTATTTGTTATAGTTCCTCTTGCAGCTCTTTGTATGTTGCTTCGGTTAAAGAACGTGGGAACTTTGTCTTATATAAGGTTATCGTTTACCGATTGCTCATTTTTACTTTATGGAGTTGCTGTAATGCTTTCTTATTTCTGTTCACAGTTTAGAAGGGAAGCGCTCTGGGGTGAAAAGGGCTGGTATATGGGGCTTATTATTCAATTGTTTTTTATTGTCTTTTATTTTCTGATTTCTCGTTTTTGGGAATATGAAGAAAAGATATTGATAGCATTTGCCGTCTCATCGGCGGGTGTCTTTTTACTCGGTTTATTGAATCGGTTTTCCATTTATCCGGTTATAATAGAAGGAGCAAACCGGGAGTTCTTATCAACAATGGGAAATATCAACTGGTATTGCGGATATTTTTCCGTACTTTTTCCGGTGGGATTCGTATTATATTGGCTTACCGATAAGAGGTGGATAAAGATAGCTTCTGCTCTATATACTGCGATAGGGATTGCTACAGGTGTCACTCAAGGAAGTAATAGCGCTTTTATTGTTTTGGCAGGATTGTATGTAGTTCTCTTTTGCCTTTCTTTCCGCAGTTTAGGGAGAATGAAACGTTTCTTTGAACTGGCATTTATATTCTGTATTACTTGTCAGGGGCTGCGGCTTTGGCGTCTCACGTATCCGGAAAGTTTTGATTATTATGATGGGACGCTGGCTGATTGGATGAGCATGACGCGTATTACTCTCTATGCTATCGTTCCTCTGGCAATGGTTTATGTGCTTCTCCTTCTCGCAGGGAGGAAGAAAGATATGGACATGGGAAGGTATAAGATGCTCCGGCAGATAACGCTTCTCGTACTTACGATAATCATAGGAGTCTATGCTATGCTCTTAATCCTCAATACACGTGCGCAAGATGGCATTCGCTTTATGGGAGATCAGCGAATTCTTATCTTCAGTGAATATTGGGGAAGTTCCAGAGGCGGAACATGGACAGCAGGCGCAAATATATTCGGAGAAATGCCCCTTAGCAATAAGTTGATAGGGGTAGGACCGGACAGCTTTGCTTCTTACCTCTATATGCTGCCGGAAGTTACGGAGAAAGTGGTGGATCAATTCGGCACATCGAGATTAACCAATGCCCATAACGAATGGCTCACTGTGTTGGTGAATCATGGAATAATAGGTCTTATAGGATATGCCGGGATATTTGTTAGCGTATGGATTAGATTTATATATCGGGCAGAAAGAATAACTGTCAGCCTAAAAGAAAAAAGAGAAGGGGATAAAAGACAGCTATATTTATACATATTTGCAATTAGTGCATTTTCCTATACCATACATAATATCGTGAGCTTCCAACAGATTCTGAGTACACCCTTCGTATTTCTTCTAATAGGAATGGGTGAGAGCCTGATGCGGGAAGGAAAGAAGGAGAAGAAGGGAGAATTTCAATCACTCGATCGACCTTAA
- a CDS encoding DUF2975 domain-containing protein → MISIMNTGYSYRYNMLIGYGEVKFEDMPFYHTIENNAIFVLSAGVSYIISNSIPFLAIMIYGRKILRIINNFYTPFSPDMPAYIRNIGIIFILMGFFGKLIRQLLLGFFNFHKLYFHNPLELQWIFIGLLIIVLSDIFRRGVELQRNEDETL, encoded by the coding sequence ATGATATCTATAATGAATACCGGATATTCCTACAGATATAATATGTTAATCGGATATGGGGAAGTTAAGTTTGAAGATATGCCCTTTTACCATACCATCGAGAATAATGCCATTTTCGTTCTATCGGCAGGAGTAAGTTATATTATTAGCAATTCTATTCCCTTTCTTGCTATTATGATTTATGGGCGGAAGATACTTAGAATAATTAATAACTTTTATACTCCTTTTTCTCCCGATATGCCGGCTTATATTAGAAACATCGGTATTATATTCATATTGATGGGATTTTTCGGGAAATTAATCAGGCAATTACTTCTGGGATTTTTCAACTTCCATAAGTTATATTTTCACAATCCTTTGGAGCTGCAGTGGATATTTATTGGTTTGCTTATTATTGTATTAAGCGATATCTTTAGGAGAGGCGTAGAATTGCAGCGAAATGAAGACGAAACATTATAA
- a CDS encoding helix-turn-helix domain-containing protein: MAIILRLDRVMADRKISLNELADKVGISNVNLSKIKTGKISAIRFSTLDAICRVLNCQPGDILEYKETEEE; the protein is encoded by the coding sequence ATGGCTATTATCTTAAGATTAGATCGCGTAATGGCGGACCGTAAAATATCCTTAAATGAGTTGGCAGATAAGGTAGGTATTTCCAATGTTAATTTATCTAAAATTAAAACAGGGAAAATAAGTGCGATTCGATTTTCAACGCTCGATGCAATCTGTAGGGTTCTGAATTGCCAACCCGGGGATATTTTAGAATATAAGGAAACGGAAGAAGAATAG
- the proS gene encoding proline--tRNA ligase, protein MADKKLVEAITSMEEDFAQWYTDVVKKAELIDYSNVKGCMVFKPAGYAIWELVQRQLDDMFKATGVENVYMPMFIPESLLEKEKDHVEGFAPEVAWVTHGGLNPLQERMCVRPTSETLFCDFYKGDIHSYRDLPRVYNQWCSVVRWEKETRPFLRSREFLWQEGHTAHSTAEEAQERTEQMLDVYAQFCADVLAIPVVKGRKTEKEKFAGAESTYTIEALMHDGKALQSGTSHNFGDGFAKAFGIQFTDKDNTLKYVHQTSWGMSTRIIGAIIMVHGDNSGLVLPPKVAPTQVMIIPIQQKKEGVLDKAYELKARLGNFRVKVDDSDKSPGWKFSEQEMRGIPIRIEIGPKDIEAGKCIICRRDNGEKVEVNLDDLEKAVEDILKSVQESMYYKAKAHLASHTYEARTKEAFIETFSEKTGFVKAMWCGERECEEKIKEDMSVTSRCMPYEQECLSDTCVYCGKPAKKMVYWGKAY, encoded by the coding sequence ATGGCTGATAAGAAATTAGTAGAAGCGATAACGTCTATGGAAGAAGACTTCGCACAATGGTATACCGATGTTGTGAAGAAAGCGGAGTTAATCGATTACTCCAATGTAAAAGGTTGTATGGTATTCAAGCCGGCAGGCTATGCAATCTGGGAATTGGTTCAAAGGCAGCTCGATGATATGTTCAAGGCGACAGGGGTGGAGAATGTATATATGCCCATGTTTATTCCTGAAAGCCTTTTAGAGAAGGAAAAAGACCATGTGGAAGGTTTTGCACCTGAGGTGGCATGGGTAACTCATGGCGGTTTGAATCCTTTACAGGAAAGAATGTGTGTAAGACCGACGTCTGAAACGCTTTTCTGTGATTTTTATAAAGGAGATATCCACTCCTATAGAGATTTGCCGAGAGTTTATAACCAGTGGTGCAGCGTAGTTCGTTGGGAGAAAGAAACGAGACCATTCCTGCGCTCCAGAGAGTTCTTATGGCAGGAAGGCCATACGGCTCACAGTACAGCAGAGGAAGCACAGGAAAGAACGGAACAGATGCTCGATGTATATGCGCAGTTCTGTGCAGATGTATTGGCAATTCCTGTGGTAAAGGGACGCAAGACTGAGAAGGAGAAGTTCGCAGGAGCGGAATCAACCTATACGATTGAGGCACTGATGCACGATGGTAAGGCTCTGCAGTCAGGAACGAGCCATAACTTTGGAGATGGATTCGCTAAGGCATTCGGCATTCAATTCACAGATAAGGATAATACGTTGAAATATGTACACCAGACATCCTGGGGAATGTCCACAAGAATCATCGGTGCTATTATCATGGTACACGGAGATAACTCTGGTCTGGTATTACCTCCTAAGGTGGCACCTACACAGGTGATGATTATTCCTATTCAGCAGAAGAAGGAGGGTGTCCTCGATAAGGCTTATGAACTGAAAGCAAGGCTCGGAAACTTCCGTGTGAAGGTGGATGATTCCGATAAGAGTCCCGGTTGGAAGTTCTCGGAGCAGGAGATGAGAGGTATTCCGATTCGAATTGAAATTGGGCCGAAGGATATTGAAGCCGGTAAATGTATAATCTGCCGCCGTGATAATGGAGAAAAGGTGGAAGTTAATCTGGACGATTTGGAAAAAGCAGTAGAGGATATTCTTAAAAGCGTTCAGGAGAGTATGTACTACAAAGCGAAAGCACATTTGGCATCTCATACCTATGAAGCGAGAACGAAGGAAGCGTTTATAGAAACTTTTTCAGAAAAAACTGGATTTGTAAAAGCGATGTGGTGTGGAGAAAGGGAATGTGAAGAAAAGATAAAAGAAGATATGAGCGTTACCAGCCGCTGTATGCCTTATGAGCAGGAATGCTTATCGGATACGTGTGTATACTGTGGAAAGCCTGCAAAGAAAATGGTTTACTGGGGAAAAGCATATTAA
- the rd gene encoding rubredoxin, with protein MKKYVCTACGYIYDPEIGDSDGDIAPGTPFDALPDEWVCPLCGLGKDAFEEA; from the coding sequence ATGAAAAAATATGTATGTACAGCGTGCGGTTATATCTATGACCCAGAAATTGGCGACTCCGATGGAGATATCGCTCCCGGCACACCTTTTGATGCGCTTCCGGACGAGTGGGTATGCCCTCTTTGCGGCCTCGGAAAAGATGCTTTTGAAGAAGCATAA